One window of the Eucalyptus grandis isolate ANBG69807.140 chromosome 8, ASM1654582v1, whole genome shotgun sequence genome contains the following:
- the LOC104416669 gene encoding TMV resistance protein N-like, with protein MALQLWETLKESIVAFTGLSPATFFTVLALGLTVYYVVSGLFGSLYDRHQRPRDYQEQMQPLPPPVQLVETSEDELKQYDGTDPKKSLLMANRGQIYDVSQCRRNYDVFLSFRGTDVRNNFVGHLYTALDQRGMNTYFDNEELKKGEQLSAALMEAIEDSRIAIVVFSENYASSTWCLDELAKIMECKKQRDLIVFPVFYKVEPREVRTPRDDQSYAQALAKHEVKFEKDPEKVKKWKQALYDAGSLSGQLVPENAYEAGLIQGIVRIISTQLDRTPLNVAKYPVGIDSRVQELQTILNLQSKDDILMVGLWGQGGIGKTTLAKAIYNAIFREFQGSSFLDCVSENFKSFTDLVHLQKKLLSQVLRKELIVFSVDEGSQLIQDRLSNKKVLIILDGVDDEHQLNALAGDGKWFGKGSRIIITTRNKHLLTSHGVYSDKLYEVTTLKCGEALELFRKHAFLRSQKIEIRSNLVDSVLHYAKGLPLALEVLGSFLCGKGEHHWESTLEKLAKSPPKKINDVLKVSYDGLEDDVKEIFLDIACFFKGQKTKHIKEVLDSCDFDTTFGVNILIERSLISEEDETLQMHDLIKLMGMEIVKKECCDDAGKRSRLWLYDDVLDVLSRDAGTDAIKAIVLKLPKFEETYICPNAFTNMRTLRLLILHNVGNSFQGPVRLPSQLRCLELHNCALIPEFGYGRKRLVRLDMPNCKIKELPKCKVFHELYGCREVVMPGGEMPEWLLPNNDGHISFMASKDLLEKFLGIAFCVVTQAKCGIKYAKLNIASDSDAGNPSFLTKPYLLNFDNVLLQCYEPRLLWGRYSIGPNDWHRFMLTVTASDNQIVKICGFRLICKPLENDLEIFLQHNQSLDPALLYEVQHEDNQTSMVEESSSETKDFLDNKTSREKNSSSDLILEGSNVTDISIQKCRYSRSGAYRRNIVPGGEMPEEFVPVEDGTISFMASQDLYDKFLGLALCVVFSVEDGKKEISFDIVPHINDERRNVLSGTLGSFDLDHTWIQYLKPNALWGLLEGGVDFGQFDEIYLRFSLNLRVSGGTLKMLGYMIRCGRVEDDLKAVLEDNKSVNPASLYEEDSDEPEDGFDWWTDSTREFLHKCHIHRRELV; from the exons ATGGCTCTGCAACTGTGGGAGACCCTCAAAGAATCCATCGTCGCCTTCACGGGCCTGTCCCCGGCGACTTTCTTCACCGTCCTTGCCCTCGGGCTCACCGTCTACTATGTCGTGTCCGGCCTCTTCGGGTCGTTATACGACCGCCACCAGAGGCCGAGGGACTACCAGGAGCAGATGCAGCCTCTCCCTCCTCCTGTTCAGCTTGTCGAGACCTCCGAGGACGAGCTCAAGCAGTACGACGGCACCGACCCCAAGAAGTCTCTCTTGATGGCCAACAGGGGGCAGATCTACGATGTCTCTCAGTGCAG AAGGAATTATGATGTCTTCCTAAGTTTTAGAGGCACGGATGTCCGCAACAACTTTGTCGGTCATCTGTACACAGCTCTAGACCAGAGAGGAATGAACACTTACTTTGACAATGAAGAACTGAAGAAGGGAGAGCAACTTTCAGCTGCACTTATGGAGGCAATCGAGGATTCACGAATCGCCATAGTAGTTTTCTCTGAAAATTACGCCTCATCTACGTGGTGTTTGGATGAGCTAGCAAAAATCATGGAGTGTAAGAAGCAAAGAGACCTCATAGTCTTTCCGgtattttacaaagtggaacctaGAGAAGTGAGAACACCAAGAGATGACCAGAGTTATGCACAAGCTTTGGCTAAGCATGAGGTCAAGTTTGAGAAGGATCCAGAGAAGGTGAAGAAATGGAAGCAAGCTCTTTATGACGCTGGAAGCTTGTCTGGACAGCTTGTTCCTGAAAATGC ATATGAAGCGGGGCTTATACAAGGTATTGTACGGATCATCTCAACTCAACTAGATCGAACGCCATTAAATGTAGCCAAGTATCCGGTTGGGATAGATTCCCGAGTACAAGAGCTTCAAACAATCCTAAATCTACAGTCCAAGGATGATATTCTTATGGTAGGATTATGGGGACAAGGAGGCATAGGCAAGACAACCCTTGCTAAAGCCATTTATAATGCTATTTTTAGAGAGTTTCAAGGTTCTAGTTTCTTGGACTGTGTtagtgaaaatttcaaaagtttcaCTGATTTGGTTCATTTGCAGAAAAAATTGCTATCACAGGTACTGCGAAAAGAATTAATAGTCTTTAGTGTTGATGAAGGAAGTCAATTGATTCAAGATAGACTTTCCAATAAGAAAGTTCTCATTATTCTTGATGGTGTGGATGATGAACACCAGTTAAATGCTTTAGCTGGAGATGGCAAGTGGTTCGGTAAAGGAAGTAGGATAATTATCACAACAAGAAACAAGCATTTGCTAACTTCTCATGGAGTATATTCGGATAAGTTGTATGAAGTTACTACTCTCAAATGTGGTGAAGCTCTTGAACTTTTTAGAAAGCATGCTTTTCTAAGaagtcaaaaaatagaaataaggaGCAATCTTGTTGATAGTGTTTTACATTATGCCAAAGGCCTTCCTTTGGCACTTGAGGTGTTGGGTTCTTTCTTGTGCGGTAAAGGAGAACATCATTGGGAAAGTACCTTGGAAAAACTAGCCAAAAGTCCTCCCAAAAAAATCAACGATGTGCTAAAGGTAAGTTATGATGGATTGGAGGACGATGTAAAGGAGATTTTTCTCGACATTGCCTGTTTCTTCAAAGGACAGAAGACAAAGCACATTAAGGAAGTTCTTGATAGTTGTGATTTTGACACGACTTTTGGGGTTAACATTCTCATTGAGCGCTCCCTGATTAGTGAAGAGGACGAGACCTtacaaatgcatgacttgataAAATTGATGGGTATGgaaattgttaaaaaagaaTGTTGTGATGATGCTGGCAAACGCAGTAGGTTATGGCTTTATGATGATGTTCTTGATGTTCTATCAAGAGATGCG GGAACAGATGCAATAAAAGCCATAGTTTTGAAGCTACCAAAGTTTGAAGAGACATACATTTGTCCTAATGCTTTCACAAACATGAGAACGTTGAGGTTGCTCATCCTGCATAACGTAGGTAATTCTTTCCAAGGTCCCGTCCGTCTCCCTAGTCAATTAAGGTGCTTGGAATTGCATAATTGTGCCTTGATTCCAGAATTTGGCTATGGTCGAAAGAGATTAGTTAGACTTGATATGCCGAATTGCAAGATCAAGGAACTGCCGAAATGTAAG GTTTTTCATGAGCTTTATGGTTGCCGAGAAGTTGTTATGCCTGGGGGAGAAATGCCAGAATGGTTGCTCCCTAATAATGATGGTCATATTTCTTTCATGGCTTCAAAGGACTTGCTTGAGAAATTCTTAGGAATAGCTTTCTGTGTCGTAACCCAAGCAAAATGTGGAATAAAGTATGCAAAGTTGAATATTGCCTCAGATTCTGATGCCGGAAATCCTTCTTTTCTGACCAAGCCATACCTACTGAATTTCGATAATGTGTTGCTTCAGTGTTACGAACCAAGGCTACTGTGGGGTAGATACTCTATTGGTCCAAATGACTGGCATCGTTTCATGTTAACCGTTACAGCATCGGATAATCAAATTGTGAAAATATGTGGATTCCGACTAATATGCAAGCCATTAGAGAATGATTtggagatttttcttcaacataatCAGTCCCTGGATCCAGCTTTACTGTACGAGGTTCAACATGAAGATAATCAGACGAGCATGGTGGAAGAAAGTTCAAGTGAAACAAAAGATTTTCTAGATAATAAAACTAGTAGAGAGAAAAATAGTTCAAGTGATTTAATACTCGAAGGATCCAACGTGACTGACATCTCAATCCAg AAATGTCGCTATTCCCGGAGTGGTGCTTATCGGCGAAATATTGTCCCTGGAGGAGAGATGCCAGAGGAGTTTGTGCCTGTTGAAGACGGTACCATATCTTTCATGGCTTCACAAGACTTGTATGACAAGTTCCTAGGATTGGCTCTTTGTGTTGTTTTCAGTGTAGAAGATGGAAAAAAGGAGATATCTTTTGACATCGTGCCACACATTAACGACGAAAGGCGGAATGTGCTATCGGGAACTCTCGGGTCATTTGATTTGGATCACACGTGGATTCAATACCTCAAACCAAATGCGTTGTGGGGATTATTGGAGGGAGGAGTTGACTTTGGTCAATTTGACGAGATATATTTACGATTTAGCCTTAATCTTAGAGTATCTGGTGGAACCCTAAAAATGTTGGGATATATGATAAGATGCGGGCGAGTAGAGGATGATTTGAAGGCTGTGCTTGAAGACAATAAATCAGTGAATCCAGCTTCACTCTATGAGGAGGATtctgatgaaccagaagacggCTTCGATTGGTGGACAGATTCTACAAGAGAATTCCTTCACAAATGTCACATCCATAGACGGGAACTGGTCTAG
- the LOC120286669 gene encoding uncharacterized protein LOC120286669 — protein sequence MSRTGSKMKCSYCSKEGHNKKGCELKKQHQQQDVMDDSVPGTGPTEETLVGPIEGRTEGPAVIPTEGQTESHVVRPTKGPKKGPVVGSSAGIGTRMGKTATTTTESTVEQTRKKYPVRRRATAQVAEVATRIIAAENDAPQRTRGALGKRLRQYGYGIYTDERTGMTILNPGRTSEVLLSQGGPTQESRAQPKKSAPKKKKTSGTAAKQPSKKNPAPVPSQPTIGSSSDDMDQHMTRGRTKIAAVKNKDKENEVIESPTKEPARLVRKSARIMNQFKAPRGKGDEGVVNID from the exons ATGAGTAGGACTggatcaaagatgaaatgctcctATTGCAGCAAGGAAGGGCACAATAAGAAAGGTTGTGAGCTGAAAAAGCAGCATCAACAACAAGATGTAATGGATGATTCAGTGCCAGGGACAGGACCTACTGAAGAAACTCTTGTTGGGCCTATTGAAGGGAGGACAGAAGGCCCTGCTGTAATTCCTACTGAAGGGCAAACAGAAAGCCATGTTGTAAG GCCTACTAAAGGGCCAAAAAAAGGCCctgttgtaggctcaagtgcagGGATAGGGACTAGAATGGGCaagacagcaacaacaacaactgagtccactgttgagcaaacaagaaaaaaatatcct GTCAGAAGACGAGCAACTGCACAAGTTGCAGAGGTTGCTACAAGGATTATTGCTgctgaaaatgatgcaccacaacgaacaagaggggctcttgggaaaagattaaggcaatatggttatgggATTTACACAGATGAACGTACTGGAATGAccattttgaat CCTGGGAGAACTTCGGaggtacttctctctcaaggtgggccaactcaagaatcaagggcgcagccaaagaagagtgctccaaagaagaagaagacatcggGTACAGCTGCGAAACAACCATCCAAAAAGAACCCAGCACcagttccatctcaaccaacgATTGGGAGCAGTAGTGATGatatggaccaacacatgacacgtgGTAGAACAAAAATAGCCGCCGTCAAAAACAAGGACAAGGAAAATGAGGTGATAGAAAGCCCAACTAAAGAACCTGCACGACTAGTTCGAAAGAGTGctcggattatgaatcaattcaaagctccaAGAGGAAAAGGAGATGAAGGTGTTGTCAATATTGACTGA